The genomic stretch GGGCCGCGGACGAGACCGATGCGGAGATCCTCTCCTGCCTCGCCGACCAGTACCGGCGGGTCCGGCCGTCACGGGTCTACTTCTCGGCGTTCCACGCCCTTCCGGGGACTCCCCTCGCGCCGCACCCCGACACCCCGGCATGGCGGACACGGCGGTGGTACCAGGCCGACTACCTGCTCCGGGACTACGGCATCACGGCCGACGAACTCCGGGCTGCTCTCGACGAGGAGGGGTTCTTTGCAGACCGCGACCCGAAAGCGGTTCTTGCCGCCGGGAACGCGCCGGTGGACGTCAACCTCGCCCCGCGCCGCGACCTCCTCCGCGTCCCCGGGATCGGGCCGAAGGCCGCGGACCGGATCCTCAGCCTTCGGAGGGTGCGGCCGTTCACCGGTCCGGCCGACCTTGCGCGTGCCGGTATCCGGGGGAAGGCCGCCGGGCGCCATCTCGTATTCGGCGGCCGGGATGCCATCCAGACGAAACTCTTCTCGTAACTGCCGCTCCTTCCGAAAAAATTGGGTTATCTGACCTTCCCGAACTCCGTGCTCACGTCTGCGGCCGACCGGTAATCCCTCTCCTCGAACCGCTCGAGCGCCGCGATCACGTCCTGCGGTGCAGCGTTCTTCCGGGCCTGGGCTATGAGATCCTGCCTGCCCCCCGGGTAGTCCATTCCCTTGAGGTAGACCTGCAGGTCGGCGGCTGAGAGGCGCCCGGGAGCGGGTCCCGCCGTCGTGGGCCGTTCGGTCTCCGGGGGCGCGGTCTCGGTAACGGGCATCGTCGTGACCCTGCCCTTCTCCACGTCCTCGGCCTTCATCATGGACTCGAGCGTCGGAGCGTGCGCCTCCGTCACCGGCCGGGTCTCCGCCTCCTCGACGACGGTCTCGCGGGGAGGGGCCTCCGTCACGGGCACCGTCGTCCGGGCCCGGGTCTCTTCCACCTCCTCGGCCCGTATCGGCATCTCCTCCCGGGGTGCCCGCTCCCGCACCTCCACCCGCTCCGTCGTGACGACCTCGCGGGGCGGCGGCTCTGTCCGGGTCACGGCCCGGGCCTCCTCCTGGCTTGGGGGGCCCATGGGGCGTTTCGACTCGATCAGGCTCCAGTTCGCTTCTCTCGGCCAATCCCCCTCCGAGAACCCGGGTTCGTTGTCGAGCCGATACTTGCTGATGTTCGCCACGAAGACATCGTCCCCCGTCCGGTAGACCATGGCCTCGATGGGGATGGCGAAATGCTTCGCTCCAAGGCCGAACATGCCGCCGGTCCTGAGCACCGCATACGCCACCCTTCCCGTGGGCAGGCCGACCCGCAGGCTCGAGATCTCGCCGAGATCATAGCCCTCCGGGTTCTTCACCCGCTTCCCCACAACATCTTCGGATGAGAGGAACTCCTGCCCCTCCGTCCTCCTCACCTGCTGCTCCAGAATCGTCTCAGCCATTGCAACCACCATACCCTGTTCGAAGGCGATCATCACCTTCGCGCAGAGCGGGCGATGCGTGTTGCGACTATTTAACAGTTCCCCGGTTCCGGTATCGGGCTACCGGCGAAGAGTTCTCCGCCATAGAATCGGCTTGCCGGGGAGGTTGGGAGGGATGTTTCCCGGCTGCCGCCCGTAGCGGCCGGTCCTCCCCGTCACCTGACCTTTCCGAACTCCGTGCTCACGTCTGCGGCCGACCGGTATGTCCGGTCGGAGAACCCCTCGATCGCGGTTATCACGTCCTGAGGAGCGTTGTTCTTCCGGGCCTGGGCGACGATCTCTTGTTTGCCCGCGGGGTAGTCCATGCCCTTGAGGTAGACCTGCAGGTCGGCGGCCGAGAGATGGGTGAGGGACGGTACTGTCCTCCGTGCCGCGGGGGCCTCCACGGCGGGGGTTTCAGGTCGGACCGTCTCCTCTCTCCTGACCTCCTCCGCAGTGATCCCGGGCTCCCGCCGCGTTTCCATCGCGGCCGGGTGCTCCCCGCGGACCTCCCTCCCGAACTCCGTGCTCACATCGGCGGCCGACTGGTACGTCCGGTCGGAGAACCCCTCGATTACCGTGATCACGTTCTGTGGCGCGTCATGCTGCCGGGCGTGGGTTACGAGATCCTGCCTCCCTGCCGGGTAGTCCATGCCCTTGAGGTAGACCTGCAGGTCCGCAGCGGAGAGACGGGCGCGGGGTGGTACCGTCCTGGCCGCCGGTGCTTCTTCACGGACCTCCTCCACGGGAGTCTCGCGAACCCCCCTCGCAGGCGTCTCGATTCCGGTCGGCTGCCGGGTGCGGGCCTCGCTGCCGAACTCCGCGCTCACGTCTGCGGCCGACCGGTATGTACGGTCGTTGAAGTTCTCAAGCACCGAGACCACGCTCTGCGGTGCGTCATGCTGCCGTGCATGGCTCACGAGATCCTGTCTTCCCGCCGGGTAGTTCATGCCCGCAAGGTAAGTCTGCAGCCCGGCGGCCGAGAGGCGACCGGCGGAAGGTCCCGGGG from Methanoculleus chikugoensis encodes the following:
- a CDS encoding DUF2795 domain-containing protein, translating into MAETILEQQVRRTEGQEFLSSEDVVGKRVKNPEGYDLGEISSLRVGLPTGRVAYAVLRTGGMFGLGAKHFAIPIEAMVYRTGDDVFVANISKYRLDNEPGFSEGDWPREANWSLIESKRPMGPPSQEEARAVTRTEPPPREVVTTERVEVRERAPREEMPIRAEEVEETRARTTVPVTEAPPRETVVEEAETRPVTEAHAPTLESMMKAEDVEKGRVTTMPVTETAPPETERPTTAGPAPGRLSAADLQVYLKGMDYPGGRQDLIAQARKNAAPQDVIAALERFEERDYRSAADVSTEFGKVR
- a CDS encoding DUF2795 domain-containing protein — its product is MAEQQAGSMLETRPGRGETVNLMRAHDIRDVKVRNPEGENLGDISDVAIDRDSGCIAYAVLSYGGILGFGEKHFAIPWEAVRTRPGERSATVDADRQTLDSSSGFSRDRMPREADWSLVRTPPRAHAAAVPTAPVTEREVPPSQGVGAAAAAATGAAVAGATKPAETTSPAGERIVPTPPPVQTVAAGWGGQPTTQRVEERPVMTEGPPPTGTGVREVHRERIVETPPRETVAEEVRREPAGAMEARPATEAERSLMTPGPSAGRLSAAGLQTYLAGMNYPAGRQDLVSHARQHDAPQSVVSVLENFNDRTYRSAADVSAEFGSEARTRQPTGIETPARGVRETPVEEVREEAPAARTVPPRARLSAADLQVYLKGMDYPAGRQDLVTHARQHDAPQNVITVIEGFSDRTYQSAADVSTEFGREVRGEHPAAMETRREPGITAEEVRREETVRPETPAVEAPAARRTVPSLTHLSAADLQVYLKGMDYPAGKQEIVAQARKNNAPQDVITAIEGFSDRTYRSAADVSTEFGKVR